The DNA window TGGATACTGCTTTATCACTTGGAGTTAAAATGCCAAGCGGCGAATAGAAAGTAACTCACTTACCTTCAATCAATGAAAATATCTCGGCGTTATCCGAGGTATTTTTCAGTTTTTCTGGATCGAGCCCAACTAACTCTTCCAATTCCAATTGTTTTTTCTTTAATTCAGCAGAGTCTATCTTTTTTATTGTTGGTTTTTCAGAACAACGCAAAGACAATTTTGTATTTGCCGCTACCGGAGAATCTGAATTTAATGCACTTTGACGAAGACCTTCCGCATTTGCTTTTTCTAAAATTTTCTTATGTTTTGAAGAACTGATATCCAATGAATTTCCGACTGATACTATTTGACCATTATCCTCCAAACTCGAAATTAAATTTTTAACTTGAGGAGATTCAGAAATGGAATCGTCTTCTTCTATTTCACTCGCTCGTATTCTAGTTCGTGCAATACCATTGTACATAGAAATTTTAGTGTTCTTTTCGCTATCTACATTTACTTCATAGGCAGTTCCGCGAACAGATGCAACTATCGTTGGAGTCATGGTCTGTATCTTTTCACCAGAAGGAACTTTTTTGATTTTAAATAGGACAGAGCCATATTTTACTAATCCTGCAAAAATACTATCCTCCGAATCGTCCTTAAACTTTAAAGAAAATACTGTATTCTCTTTCAGCCTAAGCATAAACTCGGAAGCAGATTGTTTTACTTGGATATCACAAAACGACTTTTTGGCAACAAATACAGTTTCATTCTCTAAAATTGAGTCACCGATTTGAAGTCTTTTATTATCTACGTATGCTTCTCCTACAACTTTGAGAATAATACCAGTTATCCTATTTTTAGTAATTTTCCTTTCTTCACTTTCTAGATATTCTTTTATCAGTTTATTTCCTCTTGCACCAGCCATCACTGCAGCAGTCCATCCATTTGTATTTCGTGCAAATAAGTCTGATTTATTGTCAACCAAGAATCTAACAACTGGAAGATGGTCATTATTCGCCGCATACATAAGAGCAGTTGTTCCATTTGAGTCTTTGAAGTTTATATTAGCTTTTTCGGATATAGACTTCTTTACACCAGCCAAATCTCCCCTGCCAGCAAATTCCAGCAAATCAGTATTAGCCTCTCCATGAATAAAGGAATAGAAAATAAAAAATAGAAAATAAAAAATAGAAATTTGTTTCATTCTTTTGCCAGCCTAAGTTAAATTATTAAAAAGTAAGTTTGTCCATTATCCAATAATGATTCTTATCGTTTGTTCCAATGAATCATTATTAATAACTTTTGTAAATAGCAAATTTCTTTTTAAAATGGAGCAGTATTATCAATACTTCCATTTACAGCATTTGCTCCGGCACTTACCTTAGAAGTTCCCGTTCCGGGAGTTCCATTTCCCCATTGCACGTAGGTAGACGACAGGCTGTTTGCCGGAATAGAGAGGAAAAGCAGCAATAACCACAGCTCGCCTAGAATCTCCATTTGCAGTTGCTCGAACTAAATCCTATTTGCTCGATACAAATATCTCTATTAGCAGCAGCAGTGTTTACTCCTCCAATAACTGCAAGTGAAAGCATACTTCGACTTTATTCGCGTCTTTTTTTTGAATATAAAGCAATTTAAAAAAATACTAGAAGTAATACGGATATAATTTTTATTTTAATTATAAAACCAATTTTTCTCCCTTTTTATTCTACATTAACTAGAATAAATGAGCAACTAAATATTTTCAAACAAATTGAATGTTAAATGATTTACTTTTAGGATTGTTGAATAT is part of the Leptospiraceae bacterium genome and encodes:
- a CDS encoding ankyrin repeat domain-containing protein, which encodes MKQISIFYFLFFIFYSFIHGEANTDLLEFAGRGDLAGVKKSISEKANINFKDSNGTTALMYAANNDHLPVVRFLVDNKSDLFARNTNGWTAAVMAGARGNKLIKEYLESEERKITKNRITGIILKVVGEAYVDNKRLQIGDSILENETVFVAKKSFCDIQVKQSASEFMLRLKENTVFSLKFKDDSEDSIFAGLVKYGSVLFKIKKVPSGEKIQTMTPTIVASVRGTAYEVNVDSEKNTKISMYNGIARTRIRASEIEEDDSISESPQVKNLISSLEDNGQIVSVGNSLDISSSKHKKILEKANAEGLRQSALNSDSPVAANTKLSLRCSEKPTIKKIDSAELKKKQLELEELVGLDPEKLKNTSDNAEIFSLIEGK